Genomic segment of Synechococcus sp. A15-28:
GGGCTGTCCGTTGCACTTCAGATCATGCGCGCTTCCTGGGTTGAATCTCGAAAGGGCCAGGCAAACGTCTCTCAGATGCATTACGCCCGCCAGGGAGTGGTCACTGAGGAGATGGCCCATGTCGCCAAGCGCGAAAATCTGCCCCAATCGCTAATCATGGAAGAGGTTGCCCGGGGGCGGATGATCATCCCGGCCAATATCAACCACGCCAATCTTGAGCCGATGGCGATTGGTATCGCCAGTAAATGCAAGGTGAACGCCAACATTGGTGCTTCACCCAATGCTTCTGATGCGGCCGAAGAGGTGAAGAAGCTGAAGCTGGCGGTGAAGTATGGCGCCGACACGGTGATGGATCTCTCCACCGGCGGCGTCAACCTCGATGAGGTGCGCACGGCAATCATTGATGCCTCATCGGTGCCGATTGGCACGGTGCCCGTTTATCAGGCGCTTGAGAGCGTGCATGGCTCCATCGAAAAGCTCGACGAGGATGATTTCCTCCACATCATCGAGAAACACTGCCAGCAGGGGGTGGACTACCAGACGATTCACGCTGGTTTGCTTATTGAGCACCTACCCAAGGTGAAGGGGCGCATCACTGGCATTGTCAGCCGCGGCGGCGGCATCCTGGCTCAATGGATGCTGTATCACCACCGTCAGAACCCGCTCTACACGCGGTTTGATGACATCTGCGAAATCTTCAAGCGTTACGACTGCACGTTCTCCCTTGGTGACTCGCTGCGCCCCGGTTGCCAGCACGATGCGTCGGATGCAGCTCAACTGGCCGAATTGCACACCCTCGGGGAGCTGACGCGCCGTGCCTGGAAGCATGATGTTCAAGTGATGGTGGAGGGTCCAGGCCACGTTCCCCTCGATCAGATCGAGTTCAATGTGAAAAAGCAGATGGAGGAGTGCAGCGAAGCCCCCTTCTATGTGCTCGGCCCCCTAGTGACCGATATTGCTCCCGGTTACGACCACATCACCTCCGCGATCGGTGCGGCAATGGCCGGTTGGCATGGCACGGCGATGCTCTGTTACGTGACGCCGAAAGAGCACCTCGGTCTGCCCAATGCTGAGGATGTGCGCGAAGGCCTGATTGCCTACAAGATCGCGGCTCATGCGGCAGACATTGCCCGTCATCGCCCTGGTGCTCGTGATCGTGACGACGAGCTCAGCCGCGCCCGCTACAACTTCGACTGGAACAAGCAGTTCGAGCTGTCCTTGGATCCTGAGCGGGCAAAGGAGTATCACGATGAAACCCTGCCGGCTGACATTTACAAACAGGCTGAGTTCTGCTCAATGTGCGGACCAAAGCACTGCCCAATGCAGACCAAGATTACCGATGAAGATATTGATAATTTACAGAATAATCTCAAGTCGATAACTGTATAAGATGAAGTCATTTATATATGGACATTGTGTGGGGCATGCCGGTTCTACTTACTTATCGAAATTGGTAAAGTATCTTTATCCGGAACTTGCCGTTGTACACGGAAAAGAAGTTACCTTGCAAAAATATAATGAATCTTATATGTATAAACTCCCGGAAAATGCATCCAATATATTTTCCTCAGGTGGAAGTTTGTTTGGTATTCATTGGGATCGTGCCGCATTCAATCCATACTTAAGTTTTTTGAAAGAACAAAGCACCAAGGATTTTGTATTAGCCAGAAATCTTGAGGAACAAGTCTGCTCAATGTATGCGCACTCCCTAAATCGTTACTCAGTGGATGAAATGAATCCATCTAATACTTTTATTCAAATGCTTATTTCGAAAGTTTCGATTCTGGGTCAAATAATTAGTTTAGCTGGTAAGAAAAATATTTCATCAATAGTAATTGCACGAATAATACCATTAGTATTTTATACCTGGCGCATCACCTATTTTTATCATTTATTCAATGAACTGGAGCACAAGAATGATGAATATATCTTTATGGAAGATCTTTACTCAAAACCATCTTCAACATATACTTTTTTGAAGAAAAATTTCGGTTATGTAAATGAGGAAAACTGGGAAAAAATGGAGTCTTTTTCAGCATCAAAAAACGAACATCAGAATAATAGAAAAGATAAATTGACAAAATTAATTCGATCCGACGAGTTTCGTTATGCAGCAAATTATTTTAATCAATTAAATCCGTTAAAATTAAAGTTCAGTAAATCCATTCTTAGCCATAAACGCTCTTTCCAATTTTTGCTAGACATAGGATTTGAATTGTAAATTAATTAATAATTGAATGATAGTCTGCTGCATTAATGGTTGACGCATAATTTGCATGAATATATGGAATATTAAGCATTCCGTAACAGATCTGTAGGTAAATCTGTTGTCACTAATCATAGAATAACAGTAGAATCAATTCTTCAGATAATATATTTATCACCCTGGTAAATACCCTACTTGTTTTGTCAATATGTGGATATCCACCAAATATATCGCTAAGAAGTGTTCGGTCGCTTCTATTTGTTGAATCTGATAGTCATCAGAAGTTTTATCTATATTTAGCAAAATTATTTTCGTATTTATGAAATTGTGATTTTGCATTGTGCCTAAATACCTTGACCTTCCAAATATTGTTCAATGATTATTTAAATAGTCTTTCAGTTCTTCTTTAATGCATAAATCAATTTCAGAGAGTGAGTTTGAGATGATTTCATCAAACGATAATGGTAAAAAAATTTCATTTGCAACCTCAAATCTACCATAAAAGCTTAAGTCACTCCCTCTTTTAAAATGACATAATCTATTCGCAATAAGCTGTGGACTGATGATGATTCCAAGATTGCCTACCTGTGATTGTAAATAAGAGTGAGGTACCGAGGAGTTATTTGTGATTATAAACGTAGCACTAAAATAGGAATTTAAATATTGAAGAAGAGGGAAGTTGATGTGATCTCCATCAGTAAGAGTACCGTCCCAATCTATTGCAATAATCTTCTTTTTCATGTATAATTGGTTTGAAGTCACTTTCTAGCATGTTAAAAAAAAGTGTACTAATTGTTGGTTCAAGTTCTGGATTGGGGAGAGCACTATTTGATTTATATTCATCTAATGGGGATAATGTTACCGGTTTAAGCCGATATAGAAATTGCTCAGTCCTAGATGAGCATCAATTAAAAGGTGATATTCATAAGTATGATTTATTGCAAAGTAATACACAAAAAGATTTTAATCATATTGTTATGAATATGTCATTTTTCACCCATTGCATCTTTTGTGTTGGAGGAGGCTATGGAATAAAATCAATGATGCCCTCTTTTGATGATTTGCTTTTACTATTAAAACTTAATCTCTTGGTTCCGGCCGCTCTTGTGAGATCATTATTTGATATGAAGAAAATTAATAATATCACTAAAATATGTTTTATATCTAGTATAGCCGCAGAAGAAGTGACTGCATCTGTTGGATACACAACAGCAAAATTAGCTCTCAATGGTTATTCTAAACTTCTAAGTAAGTATGACAATAAGGTAGGGCCTGTGATGACTGTGAAACTGGGGGCTGTAGAGGGTTACGGAGCAGCATTTGATAGATTAAAGGTAAATAATAAACCAGCCTACGAGGCATTTATACATGAACGGCTTAATGGAAGTTTTCCAATGCATGCGACCAATGTTGCTGAAGCAATTGTTTCTTTGCTAGATTTACCCTACAATTTAGTAAATGGTCTCACCATCAAATTGGACAATAGCGAGTCGTCAAAGGTTTAATCTTATGAGTCTCTACACTAGTGGCATACAAAAATATAGCTTGCCAAATGATAGTTTGACGAACCAACTAATTGATTCTATCATCAAGGCAACTTCTGAATATACCGATAAAAGCTTCATTTCAGGTTTAGATCATATTCATGATTTTGTGGATGATAATGAATTAAATGAATACAGATTAAGTATTATCCAAAAGCTAAATTATAATCAGTTTGCAAGTAAACTAATTTTTTCTCATTGCAAAGAGATTCTTACTAGTATTTTAGGCCCCGATATTGCTATACAAAAAAATGTGGGATTATCAATTCAGATGCCAAACGACTCGAGTTCCCTTCTGCCTATACATAGTGATGTTTTTAGTAGTGACTGCTCACCTTATGAGCTCGTGATTTGGATTCCCTTAGTCAAGTGTTATAAGACAAAATCTATGTTCTACTTGCCCTTTGACCATTGTTCTAGTCTTCATGAATACCTACATTTACTAAGCTCAAATAACATTTCGAGTATCGACGAATTTCAATCAAAGTTCCAAAATAACTATAAATTTTTAGAAATCACCCCCCCATCTTTTGCTCTTTTTTATCATTCTATATGGCATGGGAATGTGATTAATTGCGAGCCTGAAACGAGGTGGTCTATAAATCTGAGAGTAAAAGGATTATTTACGCCATATAAAGGAAAGCAGATAGGAGATTATTTTACAATTGCCCAAATTTCAGATGCAACAAAACTTTCTTCATTGATCGATGAGATATATTATGACTCATAAAAGAGCATTTGGCTATATTTCCAGTACTCCATTTTGGCGAGGACAGTATATTCCGCAAAAAATTCAAAACCTCATCGTGCGCGATTATTGTATTCAAAGGGATATTAATTTCGTATGGTCTCTTCCTGAAATTTCATTAATTGACTCCTCTTTGTCTTTTAATGAACTTTTACGTTTAAGGAATGAAAATGATGTAACTGACATTGTATTTATCTCGTCTCAGATGCATAAACCCAATCTTCTCAGATCTATTATAAACACCTGTTTTGCTGAAAATGTAAATATTCATTTTGCTATTGAAAATGAAGAATACAATTTATGCTCAACTGTATATCCAGAAGTGGCCATCAACAAACTAATCTATGAATCTATGATGGCTTCACATCGCCGTGAGGTCCCTGCTTCACTGCTAGCTCAGTATGCTAAAATTAAATGATATACAATTAAAAGCATGAGATCATTGATTTGTGTTGCATCAAATTTCCAAGATGAAGAAGTTATTTATCCATTCTATAAATTACAAGAATTCTCTGAGGTGACGATTGCTTCTTGTGACGGTAAAACAGTTTATGGTAAGTATGGAGTCCCTGCGAGGGCGTCGAAGCGCTTCTCCGAAATTGACACTAATGAATATGATATATTGATTATTCCAGGCGGATTTGAGTGTCCAGATCGTCTAAGAATTGACGATGAATGTATTCGAATTGTTCAAGAGATGATTGATAAAAATAAGGTTGTAGGTGCGATATGTCATGGTCCTTGGGTTCTCATTTCTGCAAATCGCACAAAAGGTCGTGATATGACTGGATATAAAGCAGTCCATATTGATCTTTCCAACTCAGGTGCAAATGTTTTGGATAGTAGTGATGTTGTAGTTGACGGGAATTTAGTAACTGCTCCACACTACAAGAACAATCCACAATTTATGCTTGCTGTTCAATCCTTGGCCACCAATAAAAGCCATGTCTGAGAAAAAAATATTTACCGCATCAAATTTAATTGTACAGTTTTTAGAGAATATAGATGTTTCAACGGTGTTTTGCGTTTCTGGCGGCTCAATCCATAATATTATTGCTGCAATCGATTCGTCAGATAAAATTAAACTTGTACCTTGTTATCATGAGCAAGGTGCAGTCTTTGCAGCCGAAGCATACGCACGTGAAACAAATAATCTTGGCGTTGTTCTAGTTACGTCGGGTCCAGGTCTGACTAATATTGTCACAGGAATTTCGTCATGTTGGGTAGACTCTATTCCCCTACTTGTTATAGCTGGTCAGGTTCTTTCGTCTCAGAGAATTAGTGAGCTGGATATTCCGATTCGTCAAAGAGGTGTTCAGGAATCACCCACACACGAATTGGTTCGGCCAAATGCTAAATCGAGTTATTCAATATCAAAATCTTGTGATCTATTATATTATTTACAGATTGCCTCTCGAGATGCCCAAACCGACAGGAAAGGGCCTGTGATTCTTGAAATGCCTGTTGATACTACATATATGTCACTACCTTTGGAAAGAAAAAATTATTCTTGTTTTTTGCCCAACAACCTCCAATCTAATATTGCAAAGACATTACCAGCCCAAAAAAACGAATTACTCATTGACCGACTGATTGGTTGTCTTTCTCAATCCTGCTTGCCTTTGGTTCTTTTAGGAAACGGAATCAGATCACTGTCGCAACAATCAGTTAATGTTTTGATTGACTTTTGCGTAAAAAATTCTATTTTCTATTCTTACACTTGGGCTGTAAAAGATATTATCGAGCCGATTTCTCATACTGCTTTATGCGTTGGCTCACCAGGAATTTTTGGGTCTCGTTCGGCTAATGCATGTTTGCGCCTTAGTGATTTTGTATTAGTTCTAGGTTCATCGTTTTCTTATACACATAGTGGTTATCGCTTGAGTAAGCTTAATATGGATAAATTTCATATAGTTGATATTGATTCATCGCAACTTGCTAAGCCTGAATTAAATCAATCTAGTAAGATTGTAGCAGACCTTAGGGTTTTCTTGCCTCATTTGTTCGATAGAATCCCATACGATTTCAAGCCTTTTCATAATGATAGTTTAGAGTTTTCTTCACGTCTTAAAAAATTCGAAGAGCATGATCTTATTTATAATGATAATAGCAGCATTTATTTGATAGCTCAGTCCTT
This window contains:
- the thiC gene encoding phosphomethylpyrimidine synthase ThiC — protein: MRASWVESRKGQANVSQMHYARQGVVTEEMAHVAKRENLPQSLIMEEVARGRMIIPANINHANLEPMAIGIASKCKVNANIGASPNASDAAEEVKKLKLAVKYGADTVMDLSTGGVNLDEVRTAIIDASSVPIGTVPVYQALESVHGSIEKLDEDDFLHIIEKHCQQGVDYQTIHAGLLIEHLPKVKGRITGIVSRGGGILAQWMLYHHRQNPLYTRFDDICEIFKRYDCTFSLGDSLRPGCQHDASDAAQLAELHTLGELTRRAWKHDVQVMVEGPGHVPLDQIEFNVKKQMEECSEAPFYVLGPLVTDIAPGYDHITSAIGAAMAGWHGTAMLCYVTPKEHLGLPNAEDVREGLIAYKIAAHAADIARHRPGARDRDDELSRARYNFDWNKQFELSLDPERAKEYHDETLPADIYKQAEFCSMCGPKHCPMQTKITDEDIDNLQNNLKSITV
- a CDS encoding SDR family NAD(P)-dependent oxidoreductase, giving the protein MKSLSSMLKKSVLIVGSSSGLGRALFDLYSSNGDNVTGLSRYRNCSVLDEHQLKGDIHKYDLLQSNTQKDFNHIVMNMSFFTHCIFCVGGGYGIKSMMPSFDDLLLLLKLNLLVPAALVRSLFDMKKINNITKICFISSIAAEEVTASVGYTTAKLALNGYSKLLSKYDNKVGPVMTVKLGAVEGYGAAFDRLKVNNKPAYEAFIHERLNGSFPMHATNVAEAIVSLLDLPYNLVNGLTIKLDNSESSKV
- a CDS encoding sporadic carbohydrate cluster 2OG-Fe(II) oxygenase; protein product: MSLYTSGIQKYSLPNDSLTNQLIDSIIKATSEYTDKSFISGLDHIHDFVDDNELNEYRLSIIQKLNYNQFASKLIFSHCKEILTSILGPDIAIQKNVGLSIQMPNDSSSLLPIHSDVFSSDCSPYELVIWIPLVKCYKTKSMFYLPFDHCSSLHEYLHLLSSNNISSIDEFQSKFQNNYKFLEITPPSFALFYHSIWHGNVINCEPETRWSINLRVKGLFTPYKGKQIGDYFTIAQISDATKLSSLIDEIYYDS
- a CDS encoding DJ-1/PfpI/YhbO family deglycase/protease: MRSLICVASNFQDEEVIYPFYKLQEFSEVTIASCDGKTVYGKYGVPARASKRFSEIDTNEYDILIIPGGFECPDRLRIDDECIRIVQEMIDKNKVVGAICHGPWVLISANRTKGRDMTGYKAVHIDLSNSGANVLDSSDVVVDGNLVTAPHYKNNPQFMLAVQSLATNKSHV
- a CDS encoding thiamine pyrophosphate-binding protein; the encoded protein is MSEKKIFTASNLIVQFLENIDVSTVFCVSGGSIHNIIAAIDSSDKIKLVPCYHEQGAVFAAEAYARETNNLGVVLVTSGPGLTNIVTGISSCWVDSIPLLVIAGQVLSSQRISELDIPIRQRGVQESPTHELVRPNAKSSYSISKSCDLLYYLQIASRDAQTDRKGPVILEMPVDTTYMSLPLERKNYSCFLPNNLQSNIAKTLPAQKNELLIDRLIGCLSQSCLPLVLLGNGIRSLSQQSVNVLIDFCVKNSIFYSYTWAVKDIIEPISHTALCVGSPGIFGSRSANACLRLSDFVLVLGSSFSYTHSGYRLSKLNMDKFHIVDIDSSQLAKPELNQSSKIVADLRVFLPHLFDRIPYDFKPFHNDSLEFSSRLKKFEEHDLIYNDNSSIYLIAQSLNEYLFSSKDNITIVTDMGTSFTAFHGFLRLHGGRMFTASGHAPMGWGLPGAIGAAMAAPNKKIICLTGDGGLLMNVQELMQLSYYQLNISIILLNNGGYSTIMKTTSRYHGKNLASDSNSGVCMPCFKDLAKAYNIPFSSTNHYSSIHTQILPNSPQFIEVIVSPDEYIGPRLMPSDSIDDEHLNMYPYLN